In one window of Scylla paramamosain isolate STU-SP2022 chromosome 38, ASM3559412v1, whole genome shotgun sequence DNA:
- the LOC135091882 gene encoding 5-demethoxyubiquinone hydroxylase, mitochondrial-like isoform X1, whose amino-acid sequence MALLGVSGSAMLSLRRTRQSRRPFGGDKRLAGAMYQCRPLALAGVRLYSTKAAHTKQAIDRIIRVDHAGELGADRIYAGQMAVLGKTSVGPVIQHMWDQEKEHKAKFEELVPKYRVRPTVLLPIWNVAGFVLGAGTALLGREAAMACTVAVESVITDHYNSQLRELINLGEEENKELIEVIKKFRDDEMDHHDTGLANDAEQAPAYTALSNVIKTGCKAAVWLSERI is encoded by the exons ATGGCTTTGCTGGGGGTGTCTGGGTCTGCCATGTTGAGTCTGCGCAGAACGAGACAGAGCAGAAGACCTTTTGGGGGTGATAAAAG ACTAGCAGGAGCCATGTACCAGTGTCGACCCCTGGCACTCGCTGGCGTACGTCTGTACAGCACCAAGGCAGCACACACCAAGCAGGCCATAGACAGAATCATTCGAGTGGACCATGCCGGGGAGCTTGGGGCTGACCGAATCTATGCTGGACAGATGGCAGTTCTAG GCAAGACAAGTGTTGGACCAGTCATCCAGCACATGTGGGACCAAGAGAAGGAGCACAAGGCCAAGTTTGAGGAGCTGGTACCCAAATACAGAGTGCGACCCACTGTTCTTCTCCCCATCTGGAATGTTGCTGGCTTTGTTCTTGGCGCAG GAACAGCGTTACTTGGGCGAGAGGCAGCGATGGCATGCACGGTGGCAGTGGAATCCGTCATCACTGACCACTACAACTCCCAGCTGCGGGAACTCATCAATCTTggcgaggaagagaacaaagaactTATAGAAGTCATCAAGAAATTCCGTGATGACGAAATGGACCATCACGACACAGGCCTGGCTAATGACGCTGAACAGGCCCCAGCTTACACTGCCTTGAGTAATGTGATCAAGACAGGGTGTAAGGCAGCTGTGTGGCTGTCTGAAAGAATCTAG
- the LOC135091882 gene encoding 5-demethoxyubiquinone hydroxylase, mitochondrial-like isoform X2, with product MTSQQNPTHTHNTHVVQLAGAMYQCRPLALAGVRLYSTKAAHTKQAIDRIIRVDHAGELGADRIYAGQMAVLGKTSVGPVIQHMWDQEKEHKAKFEELVPKYRVRPTVLLPIWNVAGFVLGAGTALLGREAAMACTVAVESVITDHYNSQLRELINLGEEENKELIEVIKKFRDDEMDHHDTGLANDAEQAPAYTALSNVIKTGCKAAVWLSERI from the exons ATGACCTCACAACaaaacccaacacacacacacaatacacatgtTGTACA ACTAGCAGGAGCCATGTACCAGTGTCGACCCCTGGCACTCGCTGGCGTACGTCTGTACAGCACCAAGGCAGCACACACCAAGCAGGCCATAGACAGAATCATTCGAGTGGACCATGCCGGGGAGCTTGGGGCTGACCGAATCTATGCTGGACAGATGGCAGTTCTAG GCAAGACAAGTGTTGGACCAGTCATCCAGCACATGTGGGACCAAGAGAAGGAGCACAAGGCCAAGTTTGAGGAGCTGGTACCCAAATACAGAGTGCGACCCACTGTTCTTCTCCCCATCTGGAATGTTGCTGGCTTTGTTCTTGGCGCAG GAACAGCGTTACTTGGGCGAGAGGCAGCGATGGCATGCACGGTGGCAGTGGAATCCGTCATCACTGACCACTACAACTCCCAGCTGCGGGAACTCATCAATCTTggcgaggaagagaacaaagaactTATAGAAGTCATCAAGAAATTCCGTGATGACGAAATGGACCATCACGACACAGGCCTGGCTAATGACGCTGAACAGGCCCCAGCTTACACTGCCTTGAGTAATGTGATCAAGACAGGGTGTAAGGCAGCTGTGTGGCTGTCTGAAAGAATCTAG
- the LOC135091882 gene encoding 5-demethoxyubiquinone hydroxylase, mitochondrial-like isoform X3 — translation MYQCRPLALAGVRLYSTKAAHTKQAIDRIIRVDHAGELGADRIYAGQMAVLGKTSVGPVIQHMWDQEKEHKAKFEELVPKYRVRPTVLLPIWNVAGFVLGAGTALLGREAAMACTVAVESVITDHYNSQLRELINLGEEENKELIEVIKKFRDDEMDHHDTGLANDAEQAPAYTALSNVIKTGCKAAVWLSERI, via the exons ATGTACCAGTGTCGACCCCTGGCACTCGCTGGCGTACGTCTGTACAGCACCAAGGCAGCACACACCAAGCAGGCCATAGACAGAATCATTCGAGTGGACCATGCCGGGGAGCTTGGGGCTGACCGAATCTATGCTGGACAGATGGCAGTTCTAG GCAAGACAAGTGTTGGACCAGTCATCCAGCACATGTGGGACCAAGAGAAGGAGCACAAGGCCAAGTTTGAGGAGCTGGTACCCAAATACAGAGTGCGACCCACTGTTCTTCTCCCCATCTGGAATGTTGCTGGCTTTGTTCTTGGCGCAG GAACAGCGTTACTTGGGCGAGAGGCAGCGATGGCATGCACGGTGGCAGTGGAATCCGTCATCACTGACCACTACAACTCCCAGCTGCGGGAACTCATCAATCTTggcgaggaagagaacaaagaactTATAGAAGTCATCAAGAAATTCCGTGATGACGAAATGGACCATCACGACACAGGCCTGGCTAATGACGCTGAACAGGCCCCAGCTTACACTGCCTTGAGTAATGTGATCAAGACAGGGTGTAAGGCAGCTGTGTGGCTGTCTGAAAGAATCTAG
- the LOC135091879 gene encoding nardilysin-like, protein MSKRLISLAGRQFSKRVRVDSQLGKMRNLVKAADGAMGDETSPGPHLPATCQLLDTPIKSRCDKKEYRVIKLENGLTALLVSDINRIQQSEEEEEEDDDSDGSDEDDMEEEESDMETEDEDEEEEGGKDCKQKPSDTTKYLAAASLTVGVGSFEDPEHIPGLMHFLEHMVFMGSEKFPKENDFDFFITKHGGHDNAHTDMEHTTFYFEVQERNLGGALDRFAQFFINPLMKQEAMEREREAVHSEFQMALPEDTYRVQQIFGTFALEGHPMGKFTWGNEATLNTGIPDEALHTKLHELRLKYYSGHYMTLAVQARLSLDALQELVCNIFSQVPNNKLARPSYTHLEFPFPTDKFHCLCRVVPTKEEHNVEVKWALPSLLSHYQTKPLHYISHLLGHEGQGSILSFLKKKVWASELYSGNDESGFEHNSTYAIMSISVDLTDEGFANLEEVLCVIFQYLTMLQEAGPIERVFREIQQIEKLKFEYAEEMSTVENVENLSEAMQLYPPAHYLTGEALQDHYDPKIIKECLDALLPETCNIIISSKTQEDLCQQTEKWFGTKYCTEEIPKAWKERWASLPSNPDLFIPTPNLFIPDNFDLQKPEKEVPEYPECLVEDERGTLWFRQDVKFQLPRTYCYVYFLSDVTIKSPRMAALQDLFLSLFEQQVMEDLYPANMAQYVYSFISGNQGLLLKVNGFNQKLPQVLDLLLHHIENFGKTLDEKTFQEMRQQHIKGYYSSVLKPDKVRNDLRLAVLQDVHWTCLQKLQETKTATIKDILEEFVPHIFSPSNVRVLVQGNNTREEAKELYGLVKKRLRPPPEQPLMELCTNELAKGSWAVRAKAVNPANTNTSIISYYQHKQGSLKLEVMHEFIDMVMEGPVFDQLRTKEQLGYHVHCTNHNTYGILGLSITVNTQANKFSASHVDQRIDAFVEEFVRTVKNMGAAEVAELKETLTSMKQTIDLTLKEEVNRNWSEIVHGEYLFDRLKKQVDLIQEFTHKEVVECLQELMNAKSPNYKKLSVQVVGASDPEAGAPPSLDALLDKDGIVDYLLPEEGEESCIPKEHFITDISAFKEKLKLFPPTKIM, encoded by the exons ATGTCAAAAAGGCTTATATCACTTGCAGGTCGCCAGTTCAGTAAGAGAGTAAGGGTAGACAGTCAGttaggaaagatgaggaatttAGTTAAAGCAGCAGATGGTGCAATGGGAGACGAGACATCACCTGGGCCTCACTTGCCCGCCACCTGTCAATTGCTGGACACACCAATCAAGTCTAGGTGTGACAAAAAGGAGTACAG ggTCATTAAACTTGAGAACGGCCTCACAGCACTTCTTGTGTCCGACATCAACAGGATCCAACAgtctgaggaggaagaggaagaggatg ATGATTCAGACGGATCAGATGAAGAtgacatggaggaggaagagtcagatatggagacagaagatgaggacgaagaagaagaaggagggaaggactgcAAACAGAAGCCATCAGACACCACTAAGTACCTG GCCGCAGCTTCCCTGACAGTCGGTGTGGGCAGCTTTGAGGACCCTGAACACATCCCAGGTCTTATGCATTTTCTGGAGCATATGGTGTTCATGGGCTCGGAGAAATTCCCCAAGGAGAACGACTTCGATTTCTTCATCACG AAGCATGGGGGCCACGACAACGCCCACACAGACATGGAACACACCACCTTCTACTTTGAAGTGCAGGAACGTAACTTGGGAGGCGCCCTGGATAGGTTTGCCCAGTTTTTCATCAACCCTCTCATGAAGCAGGAGGCCATGgagagagaacgggaggctgTGCATAGTG AATTTCAAATGGCCCTGCCTGAGGACACCTACAGAGTGCAGCAAATCTTTGGGACATTTGCCTTGGAGGGACACCCAATGGGAAAGTTCACCTGGGGCAACGAGGCAACACTGAACACTGGGATCCCTGATGAGGCCCTGCACACCAAGCTACATGAACTGCGCCTCAAGTATTACTCAGGGCACTACATGACTTTAGCGGTGCAGGCCAGGCTGTCTCTTGATGCCCTACAGGAACTAGTCTGCAATATATTCTCCCAG GTCCCCAACAACAAGCTGGCCAGACCATCCTACACACACCTTGAGTTCCCCTTCCCTACAGACAAGTTTCACTGCCTGTGTCGTGTTGTGCCCACCAAAGAAGAACACAATGTGGAGGTGAAGTGggccttaccttccctcctctcccactacCAGACCAAGCCCCTGCACTACATCTCTCACCTCCTGGGGCATGAGGGGCAGGGATCCATTCTCTCATTCCTCAAGAAGAA AGTGTGGGCGTCAGAGCTGTACTCAGGCAATGACGAGTCTGGTTTTGAGCACAACAGTACCTATGCTATTATGAGTATCAGTGTTGACCTCACTGATGAGGGGTTCGCTAACctggaggag GTGCTGTGTGTCATCTTCCAATACCTGACCATGTTACAAGAGGCCGGCCCCATTGAGAGAGTCTTCAGGGAGATCCAGCAGATAGAGAAGCTCAAGTTTGAATATGCTGAGGAAATGTCAACAGTGGAGAATGTAGAGAATTTATCGGAGGCAATGCAGCTGTACCCACCTGCTCACTATCTTACCGGAGAGGCCCTGCAGGACCACTATGACCCCAAG ATTATTAAGGAATGCCTTGATGCACTACTTCCTGAGACATgcaacatcatcatcagctcTAAGACACAGGAGGACCTTTGTCAGCAGACTGAGAAGTGGTTTGGCACCAAGTATTGCACagagg AAATCCCCAAGGCATGGAAGGAGAGGTGGGCCAGCCTCCCCTCTAATCCAGACTTGTTCATTCCAACCCCAAACCTCTTCATTCCTGATAACTTTGACCTTCAGAAGCCAGAGAAGGAGGTGCCGGAATACCCTGAGTGTCTGGTGGAGGACGAGAGAGGAACACTTTGGTTCAGGCAGGATGTTAAGTTCCAGCTGCCAAGAACTTACTGTTATGTGTATTTCCTCAGTGACGTGACTATCAAGTCTCCGAGAAT GGCGGCATTGCAGGACTTGTTTCTCAGTCTGTTTGAGCAGCAGGTGATGGAGGACCTGTACCCAGCTAACATGGCCCAGTATGTTTACTCATTCATCAGCGGCAACCAAGGCCTTCTCCTCAAAGTCAACGGATTCAACCAGAAACTGCCT CAAGTTCTTGATCTCCTGCTGCACCACATTGAGAACTTCGGCAAGACCCTTGATGAGAAGACCTTCCAGGAGATGAGACAGCAGCACATCAAGGGTTACTACAGCTCTGTCCTCAAGCCAGACAAAGTGCGCAA CGACCTGCGACTAGCCGTTCTACAGGATGTTCACTGGACATGCCTGCAGAAGCTTCAGGAGACCAAGACAGCCACTATCAAAGACATTCTAGAGGAGTTTGTTCCACACATTTTCTCCCCCAGCAATGTTCGGGTTCTGGTTCAA GGTAACAACACAAGGGAGGAGGCCAAGGAACTGTATGGGCTGGTGAAGAAGAGGTTACGCCCACCACCTGAACAGCCACTCATGGAG CTGTGCACCAATGAGCTGGCCAAGGGTTCCTGGGCAGTGAGGGCAAAGGCTGTCAATCCTGCCAACACCAACACTTCTATCATCAGCTACTACCAGCACAAACAGGGCTCACTCAAACTGGAGGTTATGCACGAGTTTATTGAC atggtgatggaggggccAGTATTTGACCAGCTACGGACAAAGGAACAGCTGGGTTACCACGTTCACTGCACCAATCACAACACTTATGGCATCCTGGGACTGTCTATCACTGTCAACACTCAGGCTAACAAGTTCAG TGCCTCACATGTGGACCAAAGGATTGATGCATTTGTGGAGGAGTTTGTGAGGACGGTGAAGAACATGGGAGCAGCAGAGGTGGCTGAGCTGAAGGAGACACTCACCAGTATGAAGCAAACTATTGATCTCACGCTGAAGGAAGAGGTCAACCGTAACTGGAGTGAGATTGTCCATGGGGAGTACCTCTTTGACCGGCTGAAGAAACAG GTTGACTTGATCCAGGAGTTCACACACAAGGAGGTGGTGGAATGTCTGCAGGAATTAATGAATGCTAAGTCACCGAACTACAAGAAGCTGAGTGTGCAGGTTGTGGGTGCCAGTGACCCAGAGGCTGGTGCTCCCCCGTCACTAGATGCTCTGCTGG ACAAAGATGGTATTGTCGACTACTTACTgcctgaggagggagaggagagctgTATCCCCAAAGAGCACTTCATCACAGACATCAGTGCCTTCAAGGAGAAACTCAAGCTTTTCCCACCCACTAAAATAATGTAG